One Rosa chinensis cultivar Old Blush chromosome 5, RchiOBHm-V2, whole genome shotgun sequence genomic region harbors:
- the LOC112201520 gene encoding C2 domain-containing protein At1g53590 isoform X3, producing the protein MDITEVTLIHHVGLVLALLWLLSHYNCCHALAYFLSLIYLFVVLSDSETVRWLNHAVEKIWPICMEQIASQRVLLPIIPWFLEKYKPWTVSKGVVQHLYLGRNAPMFTEMRVLRQSTGDDHLVLELGMNFLTADDMLGILAVKLKKRLGFGIWAKLHITGMHVEGKVMIGVKFLRKWPFLGRVRLCFVEPPYFQMTVKPIFTRGLDVTEVPGIDGWLDKLLSIAFEQTLVQVFGKLVYIALKKTLIQPNMLVVDMEKFTSPEQENWFSVDEKEPVGHLKVEVIEASDMKASDLNGFSDPYVKGQFGVYQFKTKIQKKTLTPKWFEEFKIPIITWDSPNVLAIEVHDRDIFVDDTLGNCSINIGDLRDGVRHDMWLPLQNIKTAGRLHLAITVLEDNGESSDPPDVRESKMPNMEDKRNSFSSETANKNSFSSVSSEKSPRVADNYEPIDVEGQKETGIWVHHPGSEVSQTWEARKGKGRRLSTQIQGEPNGSSVTDETQDDKHPMQSVRRGLRKLGSVFQKNPKKEDNSCSFTESVQSPVTPRVNLRAINEKDIAVKYVVEDEISGKVSKEGASSSGESSSGSPGKGKVKGMAKSFFKHAERSVKHALSRKGSRKSQTDSCEREIIAGSDSSDDDDTPPSPIVEMIPVVSRDIPHPPVNDSFKSDEHLTQLHASALSNIPEDTEDSVKKVEPEDTEKTLEKPDDPEKNNEGLPEPLKVEAR; encoded by the exons GTACTTTCTGATTCTGAAACAGTGCGTTGGTTGAACCATGCAGTTGAAAAGATATGGCCTATATGTATGGAACAGATTGCTTCCCAGAGAGTTCTCCTCCCCATCATACCTTGGTTTTTGGAGAAGTACAAACCATGGACTGTT AGTAAAGGTGTAGTTCAGCACCTTTATTTGGGAAGGAATGCACCCATGTTCACAGAGATGAGAGTTCTCCGCCAGTCTACTGGTGATGACCATTTG GTTCTGGAGTTGGGAATGAATTTTCTGACAGCTGATGATATGCTTGGAATACTTGCTGTCAAGCTAAAAAAAAGGCTGGGCTTTGGAATTTGGGCAAAATTGCATATTACCGGTATGCATGTTGAAGGGAAG gTCATGATTGGGGTGAAGTTCCTTCGCAAGTGGCCTTTCCTTGGCCGTGTGCGGTTATGCTTTGTCGAGCCTCCATATTTTCAAATGACCGTTAAGCCTATTTTTACTCGTGGGCTTGATGTTACAGAAGTCCCAGGGATTGATGGATGGCTG GATAAGCTTCTCTCAATTGCCTTTGAGCAGACACTTGTTCAG GTATTTGGTAAGCTTGTCTACATTGCCTTGAAGAAGACCCTTATTCAG CCTAATATGCTGGTTGTTGACATGGAGAAATTCACTTCACCGGAACAGG AAAATTGGTTCTCTGTGGATGAGAAGGAGCCTGTTGGGCATCTCAAAGTAGAAGTTATTGAAGCATCTGACATGAAAGCCTCCGACTTAAATG GATTTTCTGACCCTTATGTGAAGGGCCAATTCGGCGTTTACCAATTCAAAACTAAGATACAAAAGAAAACGCTGACCCCAAAATGGTTTGAGGAATTTAAGATCCCGATTATTACATGGGATTCACCTAATGTGCTAGCTATTGAAGTTCATGACAGAGACATTTTTGTTGATGATACCCTTGG AAACTGTTCCATTAACATCGGTGACCTTAGGGATGGTGTGAGACATGACATGTGGTTGCCTCTTCAGAACATCAAAACAGCAGGGAGGCTGCATCTTGCAATAACTGTGCTTGAAGACAATGGGGAG AGCAGCGATCCTCCAGATGTTCGGGAATCGAAAATGCCAAATATGGAAGATAAAAGAAATTCCTTTTCCAGTGAGACTGCTAATAAAAATTCCTTCTCGTCTGTCTCATCTGAGAAATCTCCTAGGGTGGCAGATAATTATGAGCCCATTGATGTTGAAGGGCAAAAAGAAACTGGTATATGGGTCCATCACCCAGGAAGTGAAGTTTCACAAACTTGGGAGGCTAGAAAAGGAAAGGGTCGACGTCTTAGTACCCAAATTCAAGGGGAGCCTAATGGGAGCAGCGTCACTGATGAAACTCAGGATGATAAACATCCAATGCAATCAGTTCGCCGGGGTCTACGTAAACTTGGTTCAGTATTTCAGAAGAATCCCAAAAAGGAGGATAATTCATGCAGTTTTACAGAGTCTGTCCAGAGCCCAGTTACTCCACGTGTCAATCTAAGGGCAATTAATGAAAAGGACATTGCGGTAAAATATGTTGTGGAAGATGAAATTTCTGGCAAAGTTTCAAAAGAAGGGGCTTCAAGTTCTGGAGAGAGTAGCTCAGGTAGCCCAGGAAAGGGCAAGGTGAAAGGCATGGCAAAGAGTTTCTTTAAACATGCTGAAAGATCAGTAAAGCATGCACTTTCACGTAAAGGTTCTAGAAAGTCACAGACAGATTCTTGTGAAAGAGAAATTATAGCAGGTTCCGACTCTTCTGACGATGATGATACTCCTCCCTCCCCAATAGTTGAAATGATACCAGTTGTCTCCAGGGACATACCTCATCCCCCTGTTAATGATTCGTTCAAGTCAGATGAGCATTTGACTCAGCTGCATGCAAGTGCTCTAAGTAACATTCCAGAGGACACTGAGGATTCGGTGAAGAAGGTTGAACCTGAAGACACAGAAAAGACGCTTGAGAAGCCGGATGACCCTGAAAAAAATAATGAGGGATTGCCTGAGCCGTTAAAAGTTGAAGCTAGGTGA
- the LOC112201520 gene encoding C2 domain-containing protein At1g53590 isoform X1: protein MDITEVTLIHHVGLVLALLWLLSHYNCCHALAYFLSLIYLFVVHERYVMRLRKKLQFEERKQGNQRRVLSDSETVRWLNHAVEKIWPICMEQIASQRVLLPIIPWFLEKYKPWTVSKGVVQHLYLGRNAPMFTEMRVLRQSTGDDHLVLELGMNFLTADDMLGILAVKLKKRLGFGIWAKLHITGMHVEGKVMIGVKFLRKWPFLGRVRLCFVEPPYFQMTVKPIFTRGLDVTEVPGIDGWLDKLLSIAFEQTLVQVFGKLVYIALKKTLIQPNMLVVDMEKFTSPEQENWFSVDEKEPVGHLKVEVIEASDMKASDLNGFSDPYVKGQFGVYQFKTKIQKKTLTPKWFEEFKIPIITWDSPNVLAIEVHDRDIFVDDTLGNCSINIGDLRDGVRHDMWLPLQNIKTAGRLHLAITVLEDNGESSDPPDVRESKMPNMEDKRNSFSSETANKNSFSSVSSEKSPRVADNYEPIDVEGQKETGIWVHHPGSEVSQTWEARKGKGRRLSTQIQGEPNGSSVTDETQDDKHPMQSVRRGLRKLGSVFQKNPKKEDNSCSFTESVQSPVTPRVNLRAINEKDIAVKYVVEDEISGKVSKEGASSSGESSSGSPGKGKVKGMAKSFFKHAERSVKHALSRKGSRKSQTDSCEREIIAGSDSSDDDDTPPSPIVEMIPVVSRDIPHPPVNDSFKSDEHLTQLHASALSNIPEDTEDSVKKVEPEDTEKTLEKPDDPEKNNEGLPEPLKVEAR, encoded by the exons GTACTTTCTGATTCTGAAACAGTGCGTTGGTTGAACCATGCAGTTGAAAAGATATGGCCTATATGTATGGAACAGATTGCTTCCCAGAGAGTTCTCCTCCCCATCATACCTTGGTTTTTGGAGAAGTACAAACCATGGACTGTT AGTAAAGGTGTAGTTCAGCACCTTTATTTGGGAAGGAATGCACCCATGTTCACAGAGATGAGAGTTCTCCGCCAGTCTACTGGTGATGACCATTTG GTTCTGGAGTTGGGAATGAATTTTCTGACAGCTGATGATATGCTTGGAATACTTGCTGTCAAGCTAAAAAAAAGGCTGGGCTTTGGAATTTGGGCAAAATTGCATATTACCGGTATGCATGTTGAAGGGAAG gTCATGATTGGGGTGAAGTTCCTTCGCAAGTGGCCTTTCCTTGGCCGTGTGCGGTTATGCTTTGTCGAGCCTCCATATTTTCAAATGACCGTTAAGCCTATTTTTACTCGTGGGCTTGATGTTACAGAAGTCCCAGGGATTGATGGATGGCTG GATAAGCTTCTCTCAATTGCCTTTGAGCAGACACTTGTTCAG GTATTTGGTAAGCTTGTCTACATTGCCTTGAAGAAGACCCTTATTCAG CCTAATATGCTGGTTGTTGACATGGAGAAATTCACTTCACCGGAACAGG AAAATTGGTTCTCTGTGGATGAGAAGGAGCCTGTTGGGCATCTCAAAGTAGAAGTTATTGAAGCATCTGACATGAAAGCCTCCGACTTAAATG GATTTTCTGACCCTTATGTGAAGGGCCAATTCGGCGTTTACCAATTCAAAACTAAGATACAAAAGAAAACGCTGACCCCAAAATGGTTTGAGGAATTTAAGATCCCGATTATTACATGGGATTCACCTAATGTGCTAGCTATTGAAGTTCATGACAGAGACATTTTTGTTGATGATACCCTTGG AAACTGTTCCATTAACATCGGTGACCTTAGGGATGGTGTGAGACATGACATGTGGTTGCCTCTTCAGAACATCAAAACAGCAGGGAGGCTGCATCTTGCAATAACTGTGCTTGAAGACAATGGGGAG AGCAGCGATCCTCCAGATGTTCGGGAATCGAAAATGCCAAATATGGAAGATAAAAGAAATTCCTTTTCCAGTGAGACTGCTAATAAAAATTCCTTCTCGTCTGTCTCATCTGAGAAATCTCCTAGGGTGGCAGATAATTATGAGCCCATTGATGTTGAAGGGCAAAAAGAAACTGGTATATGGGTCCATCACCCAGGAAGTGAAGTTTCACAAACTTGGGAGGCTAGAAAAGGAAAGGGTCGACGTCTTAGTACCCAAATTCAAGGGGAGCCTAATGGGAGCAGCGTCACTGATGAAACTCAGGATGATAAACATCCAATGCAATCAGTTCGCCGGGGTCTACGTAAACTTGGTTCAGTATTTCAGAAGAATCCCAAAAAGGAGGATAATTCATGCAGTTTTACAGAGTCTGTCCAGAGCCCAGTTACTCCACGTGTCAATCTAAGGGCAATTAATGAAAAGGACATTGCGGTAAAATATGTTGTGGAAGATGAAATTTCTGGCAAAGTTTCAAAAGAAGGGGCTTCAAGTTCTGGAGAGAGTAGCTCAGGTAGCCCAGGAAAGGGCAAGGTGAAAGGCATGGCAAAGAGTTTCTTTAAACATGCTGAAAGATCAGTAAAGCATGCACTTTCACGTAAAGGTTCTAGAAAGTCACAGACAGATTCTTGTGAAAGAGAAATTATAGCAGGTTCCGACTCTTCTGACGATGATGATACTCCTCCCTCCCCAATAGTTGAAATGATACCAGTTGTCTCCAGGGACATACCTCATCCCCCTGTTAATGATTCGTTCAAGTCAGATGAGCATTTGACTCAGCTGCATGCAAGTGCTCTAAGTAACATTCCAGAGGACACTGAGGATTCGGTGAAGAAGGTTGAACCTGAAGACACAGAAAAGACGCTTGAGAAGCCGGATGACCCTGAAAAAAATAATGAGGGATTGCCTGAGCCGTTAAAAGTTGAAGCTAGGTGA
- the LOC112201520 gene encoding C2 domain-containing protein At1g53590 isoform X2 has product MDITEVTLIHHVGLVLALLWLLSHYNCCHALAYFLSLIYLFVVHERYVMRLRKKLQFEERKQGNQRRVLSDSETVRWLNHAVEKIWPICMEQIASQRVLLPIIPWFLEKYKPWTVSKGVVQHLYLGRNAPMFTEMRVLRQSTGDDHLVLELGMNFLTADDMLGILAVKLKKRLGFGIWAKLHITGMHVEGKVMIGVKFLRKWPFLGRVRLCFVEPPYFQMTVKPIFTRGLDVTEVPGIDGWLDKLLSIAFEQTLVQPNMLVVDMEKFTSPEQENWFSVDEKEPVGHLKVEVIEASDMKASDLNGFSDPYVKGQFGVYQFKTKIQKKTLTPKWFEEFKIPIITWDSPNVLAIEVHDRDIFVDDTLGNCSINIGDLRDGVRHDMWLPLQNIKTAGRLHLAITVLEDNGESSDPPDVRESKMPNMEDKRNSFSSETANKNSFSSVSSEKSPRVADNYEPIDVEGQKETGIWVHHPGSEVSQTWEARKGKGRRLSTQIQGEPNGSSVTDETQDDKHPMQSVRRGLRKLGSVFQKNPKKEDNSCSFTESVQSPVTPRVNLRAINEKDIAVKYVVEDEISGKVSKEGASSSGESSSGSPGKGKVKGMAKSFFKHAERSVKHALSRKGSRKSQTDSCEREIIAGSDSSDDDDTPPSPIVEMIPVVSRDIPHPPVNDSFKSDEHLTQLHASALSNIPEDTEDSVKKVEPEDTEKTLEKPDDPEKNNEGLPEPLKVEAR; this is encoded by the exons GTACTTTCTGATTCTGAAACAGTGCGTTGGTTGAACCATGCAGTTGAAAAGATATGGCCTATATGTATGGAACAGATTGCTTCCCAGAGAGTTCTCCTCCCCATCATACCTTGGTTTTTGGAGAAGTACAAACCATGGACTGTT AGTAAAGGTGTAGTTCAGCACCTTTATTTGGGAAGGAATGCACCCATGTTCACAGAGATGAGAGTTCTCCGCCAGTCTACTGGTGATGACCATTTG GTTCTGGAGTTGGGAATGAATTTTCTGACAGCTGATGATATGCTTGGAATACTTGCTGTCAAGCTAAAAAAAAGGCTGGGCTTTGGAATTTGGGCAAAATTGCATATTACCGGTATGCATGTTGAAGGGAAG gTCATGATTGGGGTGAAGTTCCTTCGCAAGTGGCCTTTCCTTGGCCGTGTGCGGTTATGCTTTGTCGAGCCTCCATATTTTCAAATGACCGTTAAGCCTATTTTTACTCGTGGGCTTGATGTTACAGAAGTCCCAGGGATTGATGGATGGCTG GATAAGCTTCTCTCAATTGCCTTTGAGCAGACACTTGTTCAG CCTAATATGCTGGTTGTTGACATGGAGAAATTCACTTCACCGGAACAGG AAAATTGGTTCTCTGTGGATGAGAAGGAGCCTGTTGGGCATCTCAAAGTAGAAGTTATTGAAGCATCTGACATGAAAGCCTCCGACTTAAATG GATTTTCTGACCCTTATGTGAAGGGCCAATTCGGCGTTTACCAATTCAAAACTAAGATACAAAAGAAAACGCTGACCCCAAAATGGTTTGAGGAATTTAAGATCCCGATTATTACATGGGATTCACCTAATGTGCTAGCTATTGAAGTTCATGACAGAGACATTTTTGTTGATGATACCCTTGG AAACTGTTCCATTAACATCGGTGACCTTAGGGATGGTGTGAGACATGACATGTGGTTGCCTCTTCAGAACATCAAAACAGCAGGGAGGCTGCATCTTGCAATAACTGTGCTTGAAGACAATGGGGAG AGCAGCGATCCTCCAGATGTTCGGGAATCGAAAATGCCAAATATGGAAGATAAAAGAAATTCCTTTTCCAGTGAGACTGCTAATAAAAATTCCTTCTCGTCTGTCTCATCTGAGAAATCTCCTAGGGTGGCAGATAATTATGAGCCCATTGATGTTGAAGGGCAAAAAGAAACTGGTATATGGGTCCATCACCCAGGAAGTGAAGTTTCACAAACTTGGGAGGCTAGAAAAGGAAAGGGTCGACGTCTTAGTACCCAAATTCAAGGGGAGCCTAATGGGAGCAGCGTCACTGATGAAACTCAGGATGATAAACATCCAATGCAATCAGTTCGCCGGGGTCTACGTAAACTTGGTTCAGTATTTCAGAAGAATCCCAAAAAGGAGGATAATTCATGCAGTTTTACAGAGTCTGTCCAGAGCCCAGTTACTCCACGTGTCAATCTAAGGGCAATTAATGAAAAGGACATTGCGGTAAAATATGTTGTGGAAGATGAAATTTCTGGCAAAGTTTCAAAAGAAGGGGCTTCAAGTTCTGGAGAGAGTAGCTCAGGTAGCCCAGGAAAGGGCAAGGTGAAAGGCATGGCAAAGAGTTTCTTTAAACATGCTGAAAGATCAGTAAAGCATGCACTTTCACGTAAAGGTTCTAGAAAGTCACAGACAGATTCTTGTGAAAGAGAAATTATAGCAGGTTCCGACTCTTCTGACGATGATGATACTCCTCCCTCCCCAATAGTTGAAATGATACCAGTTGTCTCCAGGGACATACCTCATCCCCCTGTTAATGATTCGTTCAAGTCAGATGAGCATTTGACTCAGCTGCATGCAAGTGCTCTAAGTAACATTCCAGAGGACACTGAGGATTCGGTGAAGAAGGTTGAACCTGAAGACACAGAAAAGACGCTTGAGAAGCCGGATGACCCTGAAAAAAATAATGAGGGATTGCCTGAGCCGTTAAAAGTTGAAGCTAGGTGA